From the Mycoplasmatota bacterium genome, one window contains:
- a CDS encoding ABC transporter ATP-binding protein: protein MLLSVSLKNLTDYAIEKNELGFFNVLYFIVSLALINIVFSYIQTKTIGYYTEYGLAKLRGKVGKKLSIIPFSHLTESHTGDYVSRATNDMANVKTFTTLNLPYLISIPLTAIGALTCLFILSWKLTLFSLVLIPVLIVVSSLLSLPMGPISKKMQATLGKVNSIVTDFIKGIEVSKAYLLERPINEKHDKSVLESVKHAKNLAKRESILDSVSSLMSIIPFVVSMILGGYLASKGEISAGGLLAFIALLNAVTFPISYFPTLIGQSKIQLVSAERIFEIIDDVEERKTGTDFNFNLNNHKRIIEFRDVTFTYPNQNETLFKGLSFKVDYGESVAFVGASGCGKSTIMKLILGYYEDYEGEIFIGGHELKEWDLDGLRNKMALVSQDTFLFPVTIEENIRYGSLDATDDELIYSTKQANADCFITGFKKGYLSEVGELGNSLSGGQKQRLTIARAILKNAPIFLLDEATSSLDTESEQLITEALDRFMSEKTSIVVAHRLQTIKQVDRIYVMQNGKIIEEGKHDVLIAKNSVYTSLYKKQMKSEVDSSLKEGLCDE from the coding sequence GTGTTACTTTCAGTATCACTCAAAAATTTGACTGATTATGCGATAGAAAAAAATGAACTTGGATTTTTTAATGTATTATATTTTATAGTCAGTCTTGCATTAATTAACATTGTATTTAGTTATATACAAACAAAAACTATTGGATACTACACAGAATATGGACTTGCAAAATTACGAGGAAAAGTTGGGAAAAAGTTGAGTATAATTCCCTTTAGTCATTTAACTGAATCACATACAGGGGATTATGTTTCACGAGCAACGAATGATATGGCAAATGTAAAAACTTTTACGACATTGAATCTTCCCTATCTGATTAGTATTCCATTAACTGCGATAGGTGCTTTGACTTGTTTATTTATATTAAGTTGGAAGTTAACATTATTTAGTTTAGTTTTAATTCCTGTATTAATTGTTGTGTCATCTTTATTATCACTTCCTATGGGTCCTATTAGTAAAAAGATGCAAGCTACATTAGGAAAAGTCAATTCAATTGTGACTGATTTTATCAAAGGAATAGAAGTTTCAAAAGCTTATCTATTAGAAAGACCAATTAATGAAAAACATGATAAGAGTGTTTTAGAATCGGTGAAACATGCTAAAAATTTAGCCAAAAGAGAATCCATTCTTGATTCAGTTTCTTCTTTAATGAGTATTATTCCATTTGTTGTTTCCATGATTTTAGGTGGGTATTTAGCAAGTAAAGGTGAAATATCTGCAGGGGGGTTACTGGCGTTTATTGCTTTACTTAATGCAGTGACTTTTCCAATTAGTTATTTTCCAACACTTATTGGTCAATCAAAAATTCAATTAGTATCTGCTGAAAGAATATTTGAGATTATTGATGATGTAGAAGAACGAAAAACAGGAACTGATTTTAATTTTAATTTAAATAACCATAAGCGTATAATTGAATTTAGAGATGTTACGTTTACATATCCTAATCAAAATGAAACCTTATTTAAAGGGTTAAGTTTTAAAGTTGATTATGGTGAATCAGTTGCTTTTGTTGGTGCATCTGGATGCGGAAAAAGTACAATCATGAAGCTAATTCTAGGGTACTATGAAGATTATGAGGGAGAAATCTTCATTGGTGGACATGAATTAAAAGAATGGGATTTAGATGGGTTACGAAATAAGATGGCTTTAGTTAGTCAGGATACGTTTTTATTTCCTGTAACCATTGAAGAGAATATTCGTTATGGAAGTTTAGATGCTACAGATGATGAGTTGATTTATAGTACTAAACAGGCGAATGCTGATTGTTTTATAACTGGTTTTAAAAAGGGTTATTTATCTGAGGTCGGAGAATTAGGAAATAGTCTATCAGGTGGTCAAAAACAAAGATTAACAATTGCAAGAGCAATATTAAAAAACGCACCAATTTTTTTACTTGATGAAGCGACTTCAAGTTTAGATACAGAATCAGAACAACTCATTACAGAGGCGCTTGATCGATTCATGTCAGAAAAAACAAGTATTGTTGTTGCTCACCGATTACAAACAATTAAACAAGTTGATAGAATATACGTTATGCAGAATGGAAAAATTATTGAAGAAGGTAAACATGATGTGTTAATCGCAAAAAATAGTGTGTATACAAGCTTATACAAAAAACAAATGAAATCTGAAGTCGACTCTTCTTTAAAGGAGGGATTATGTGATGAATAG
- a CDS encoding YcxB family protein, protein MESIQFHYKITEKDFIDYYQIHFYEEKLKSVVNKIPFLFVLSFILFLLVLIQPTIANISIMVLLVTLSLTLLVLIPLLTICFAKKVYRENQQVHHINEYFINHDKITITTNHKTSVFQWCDVNSVFESSRNIYCIFNNSQVLIIPKNKIDVNNLINSLQEALPLIKYHLKKHKQSI, encoded by the coding sequence ATGGAATCAATTCAATTTCATTATAAAATAACAGAAAAGGATTTTATCGATTATTATCAAATTCACTTCTATGAAGAAAAGTTAAAATCAGTTGTAAATAAAATTCCCTTTCTCTTCGTCCTTTCTTTTATCTTATTTTTATTAGTATTAATACAACCAACGATCGCTAATATCAGTATCATGGTTTTACTTGTTACTCTTTCTTTAACTTTATTGGTCCTAATACCGCTCTTAACTATTTGTTTCGCTAAAAAAGTATATCGAGAAAATCAACAGGTACACCATATTAATGAATATTTTATTAATCATGATAAAATTACGATTACTACGAATCATAAAACTTCAGTTTTTCAGTGGTGTGATGTAAATTCAGTATTTGAAAGTTCACGAAACATTTATTGTATCTTTAATAATTCTCAAGTATTAATTATACCCAAAAATAAAATCGATGTTAATAATCTTATTAATTCTTTACAAGAAGCACTACCACTAATAAAATATCACTTGAAAAAACATAAACAATCAATTTGA